The stretch of DNA ATGAAGCTCATTCTTGGTTTAAAATGCTTGCACAAGGCATGTCGTCTACAAACTCACTCCCACAATTTTGATAAACTTTGATTTTCAGTTATGAGGGCCTTCCAATCCCATTTGTCACTTCTATATATTATAAAACAGGCACTCAAACTGACATTGTCCTAGAGccgaattttttttaagaaaatgtcATTTGTGAAAAAAAAGGATAGAATCATGTAGAAAAGTAGGTCTACCAGGAAGAAGTTCAGCTGCACGAACTAACGAGGCACCAACAGGTCCCAGGGCAGAAGGGTCATAAGCAACAAGAGCATAATTGTGAACTGGATGGAGGAAAACCACCTGCAAAGGAAGTTAAGTGACTTAGCCTTGAAAATGAGGCTAAGCATCAGTTCAGAACAACAGTTAAAATTTACCTCCCCAGGAATTTCAATTGGAAAAGCAGCAAAAGAGATCATCACATCAGACACTGATATTGCCACAGTGTTCTTGTCAACAACCACCAATCCCATGTTATGAGAATGATAAATAATGACACCAGTTCCAAAAAAGTGCTGTGAGTGCACACCATCGAGCATGCAAGATGGTGGTACATGAACCTGCAGTAGGCAATGGGTTTAATAAAGCACATTAATTTTAGCTAGAACAGTCATAATTGCAAGTGAAACCATAGAACATAATCCATGAAAACATACTACATACAGATCTCAGAAGAATCACATGCTTGCAAACTGTTATCATAGAACCCTAGGAAACGATGAATTTTTTTGCGTTTTTCCCAAAGATAATGACAAAACATGGATATGCTAATGCATGACTTTACATAAAagctaaataaataaagaaatggatatttgtgtttgcaggaaagatatgacaaaatattGATATGCTATGCAGGAGTtcagataaaaaataaaagaacaaagaaaaatgtAGCTAGGTAGTGTCTCACCAAGGCATATGTGGTCCTGTGCCcgatcattaaaaattataaaataattggaCACCTCTGTTAAAGTACCTATACTTTGTATTACAGTGAAATAGTGTTCTTTTTATGTGTCCACATCCCATTCGAACCATATTTAAGAGCACTGTTCAGAAAGTAACCACTTTCCTAAGTAGCACAAATATTAGGAACCTACCAAACCCATCCATCACAGCTGATAGATAGAAGACCAGGAGAAGGCAATGTCCATTCTACTTATGTGGAAGCAACACATACCAAGGAAATAGCAAGCTAAAGGCAGTCCTCGCATTACActtaaaagcaaaaaaaaagaaaaatgctacTGCTGAAGGAAGTAATCCTCATGTCTATGTTCATATGGACCTGCTTTCATTCTATAAAAAAGTGCAACATTTCTGCCAATGATTTTTTCCCCCAATTCCTTAATGCCTAGTATTGTGGCAAGTTTTTTCCTGAACTCAGGCAGTAAGGCATCCCATTCTGCATAGCCTTTTTCCGttctcctatatttttttatatttttcagcAATCACTCTTCTATCTCATCCAATGAAAGATTATATCATCCAGTAACAAACAAATTCCTCTAATACGTTAGTAAAATTccataaatacaaaaacaataTTGAAACTTGTAAAAGAGATAATATTATCAATCGGCTAATAATAAAGGGAAAACCTCTTTAACTAAACAAAAAACTCGGGCATGAGAGGTATTGCCAAGAGACAACCAAACAAGTCAGCTGATACAAAGAAGAATATTACAAATCATCAGAAAAATTTACCTCAAACATAACAAGAGTAGGCTCTATAACACGCTCAGCCACTGACGCATTAGCTGATGCACCTTGATACTCTCTTAGAAAAGCATTTTCTGAATTTGTTGAGTCCTCAAGCTTTTCATCCCCAGACTCGTGTAATGGACAGTTAGCAATAACAATGCTATCAGCAGATGAGTCCTCCTCTACTCGCCGTTTTTTAGTTTCAATATTAGAATCATTACAGGAACTTGGCCCCTCGGCAACATATTCAGAACTAGTTTCCATACTCGTAACACCATCTACTGGTTCCTGGTTGATATCTTGATGCATATGGTCCACTCTGCCAACCTCACCAGAATCTGGCAGGCCCACATTGTTCACAAGGCCTTGGTTGAGATTACCCATGCCAGAGGATAAAAGTGGAGACTTAGGTGGTAAAGCAGGCTTTATTATCCATAAGCCAGTACTATCATCACGAGTGTAAATCTGAGGAGGTGCATACCATTCATGGCGATCAATGGTGACAAGGACAGACTGCAGcaaaaataaacaagagaaTTAAAAATCTAACACATTAGCAAAaaggaagatatatatatatatatatatatatgaaacgaTAGACATATTCCATGGACAAATACATATTTACTTATATCAATGTTTACATTTCATAATGACAGGTTACTGATACATATCTATGAAGTAAAGAGAGAGATTTAGAAGTAAACCATTTAAGACAACTTTGCTAGACATATTTGAGGTTGTGAGCGTTCACATATCCTCATTAAAGGTTACTTGAGTCCATCTATACTTGGTAAAGGTTACTTGAGTCCACAATACATCTTTGAGATTATACTCAGCATTGGAGGTAACAGCAGaacaagaaaatcaaattaagatgGAGAATATTTAGATTCATCACATCATATAAAACTGTCTTTAACAATAGGGTAACCTCAAAACTGGGGAACTGTAATTGTTCTATGGATAAAGGAAATTTGTTAAAGTTGATCATAAAATAGTTCAGTCATGTGAGAAAAAGACCGATAGATGCTCTGTGATAAGAGTAGatgcaatggaaaaatatggtACTTTGGTAGCAAAGGAGgtagaagaagaccaagaaagCTTAGGTGGGAAATTCTTAAGCATAAATTTGGGTTATAATGGGTTTTATAAAAGATATAGCCACAGATATAATTGACTAGCATGCTAGAATCCACGTATCCAAACCCACCTAATAACACCGCTACATGACTTTTTTCAACCACTCAATTAAGCACAAAgcataatgataataaaataggCATGGAATGCAAAGGAaggaaaacaacaacaaaagtaTTTTCCCAGCTTCATGACCCTCTATTTGGTGTAAAATGCCCAACCAGGAAACTTTCATAGTTTTAGAACATATGGCGTCAAATACCTTCCTTCGATGTCGATCCATATAGCTTATGTATTCCAAAGGCACTCGAGCACCTCTAGGCAACTTAGAAAGTGCAGAAATTAGGTCCTCAAGTTGTGATATTTCCACACCTCCAAGCTTTTTAATAATTGCATGACGGGGAACCCCTGCTCTAAAAAGCATATACCTGTGATGACAAGAAGataattacaatataaattCTACATCATTGTCTATTGTTCTGCTCTATATATCAAACAGTGAGAGAAGCAAGCCTAGTTGCCATACACAAATATGAGAGAAACaggaaaacttaattatatatatgtacagcCAGCAGAGTATATAATAcgtttaaataaatagaaaccAAGGATCAAACTTTGCAAAAGTTAAGGATTGGCATACCCTGGTTCTGCAACATACACGAGGCCACAATGGAAACGGAAATTTCTAGCCTGTATCACCAAAACAAGGATAATAAATATTAGTAAGTTCAGACATAATAATCAGCAGTGCAGGTTATCTTAACAAAAGTTAAACTGCAACTAAAAAAATTACTCCTGTCCTGACAAATTATTAGAGTTTTCGTCATTCCCTTGCACTTACAtataggaaaataagaaaatgaaatgacTAACATAAAAGGAGACACCTGAATGCATAAGAAATCAGATTCCCACGTAACTTAAACCAACTATGTAATTGACTATAAAAGTTGAGTGGAATTAAGAACATTCCCGCTAGGGTAGGGGAAATCACATGCACTGAATCTCGCAAATACGTGTAGGTCTTGCTGCAAAATGAGGCAGTGCtgtcattcaattttttatttattgatttgacAAAGGACAAAACAGTTATAACAATATCCCCAGTTTTAGAATCTAAAAGTTCAACGAAGGATtcagtggaagaaaattaatcaAAGATATGAAACAAATCTCATTGCAACAAAAGAAAGTAGAGTGAATAGATAGGTTCCATTAAAATACAGAATATCAATAGTTATAAAAGCATTGAAAAAGTAGTTAAATGCCTATTGTCCAGCAAAAGACACTTGCAGATCTATCCCAAGATCATGGGGTCTTAGAGGACCCAGATAAAGTTGCCCGTCTTCCAGGCAGGCTCAATTAAAGATCCATGACCAAGCATTTACAAGTATACATTACTCTAACAGCAGGAGGTTCTGTCATGGATGATGTAAGCTCCAAGGGTATATAAAACACCAGTCATCTACATGATCATACACCACAATATGAGTTTCACGCGTGTCTACCTGCTTCCAAGTGTAACAACATCTATTGTTGTTGCCTagatacaaaaattaatttatttgcaGCGGGAGAGCGTCTTGATCGGAGTCTATGGGTGACTTGCAACGAAAAAAATCGATTAGGGGCACGGGTGAGCCTCCCACACGGACCcttcgatacttaagtcagtaTCTTGGTTTGAGTGCAGAATGCATAGTAAGTAAAACTGTAGTCAATGTAGACTTCTGAGCATACCTCAATCGAATGAGggttcttctatttatagagaggaTGATATTGGAAAAACCACATTTATTGTCGAGCATATTGGATGCCCTTCCAGATTTTTAGGCTAGCACATTGAATGTAGGTTTGACTTGTTCTGTCTCGTGTGGGTAATATCTGGAGATCAAGTCTCTCAAGGTCTCTACGTCTCCCGGAAGGGTCTCTCACATTGTCTGGAGAGGGACAAATATTACCCACACAAGAGACCTAATCTCCAGATATTACCCACACGAGACCGTGAAGAACAAGTCAAACCTACCTCTGATTTGCTTGCCTACAAATCTGGAAGGCCATCCGATATGCTCGCCAAAGAATGTGGTTTTTCTAGTATTAtcctctctataaataggggaacCCTCCTTCAGTTGAGATATGCTCAAAACTCTACATTGACTGCAGTTCTACTTACTCTGCATTCTACACTCAAACTAAgatactgacttaagcatcgaagggccTGCGCGGGAGGCTTACTCGCGTCCCTAACCGATTTTTTTCTTGCAGGTCACTCGTAGACTCTAATCGAGACGCTCTCCAactacaaataaattaattattgtatctAGGCAATAATAGCTACAAACGGGAAattccctccctctctctctcttttatgtTTTTCCATCTAAGACTCACCACTCCATCTTTTGCTTATTATATTATCTCCAGCTTATTCTTTGATTCTTCTAGCATCATGAAATTCTCAAACCCTATTTGTTTCAGGGACGGCAACCAAGTGTAGTTGGTAAACAACCACCTGTCAAGCCCTAATCTGACTAGGTGGGgtcagttacatgaattctagcttgccaatgGATCATCTAGtattctattttctttgctCAACTCCATGGCAACATGAAAAGGTATTGTTCAACCATCCGAAAAGCCCTGTCAATGAAAGAGGGATTCAAACTCATGACAACTTGGTTCATGAAAGGCGAGCCAATCCTTTTGAGGCTGAATCAATATGACCACCCAGTTTTCACTAAACCATTATCATCATAAGGTGGGAATATAAAACCCCAGAGTAACAGTCATAAGACAGAAGACTTGCAGCCTAGGTATCATACATATATCTTGTGCTCAATCAACCAAGCTAAGAGAAGTGGCATGTCATACTAAATAAATTCATCAAAAAGATATGCTAAAATAGAACAACTACAGTTAGAAGTATATTAACAAGAAGTCATGTTCATACTAATCAAAAGGTGACCAACCTGTTGATAAGAAAGAGGGTGTATGACACCCCCACTTACTTCCAAGAAGTAGTCGGGAGTTATTGAGTGCAGGTCTTGAACCTGTAGTGCATCAGCAGAATAGGATAAATTTTCACCAATAATGAATGAAAAGCAAAAAAGGCACAAAGACAATCCTGAAAGGAACCTCAAATGAGATCAAGATCCACATCAAAACAACTGAGCATATATAGATTGACAACAATTTGTCTTCATTTTTATCTCTTAAGAATTtgtattcaaaattttgaaaaaaaaagaaaagaaaagaaaaacattctAGTGTGCAATTTAGTTTCCTAAAAAAAGAACCATTTCCAAATTCCGTGTCAGGTTCTGTTCAGTTCCTGCACACTGAGTTCCATTTTCTGTCCTGAGCTTGCTTGACAGCTTCTGACAACCGAACTTCCTTGATAGGTTCTGCTTCCTCAAGCTTCAAATAGAGTTAGCAGTCTATCTTCAAACAGAATCACCCAAGATTCATTAATGCTCCTTCCCACCTCAGCCTTTTCATCTCCCCAGGCTTCCACCTCTCCCAGCTTCTGCCTCCCCCGAGCTGAGACTCTTCTCCTCCCTCTCCCCAGTGCTAAAAGCCTAAATCACGCTCAGTTCATGGGCTCTTCTCCCTCACCTGCAAGCTTCCTCTTCCTCCTGATTTCAGCCAGGCAGAATGAGTTcccctcctttctctctcttcatcaTCATCCAACTCTAGATCATACAAATCATatggttttttattttactgttgATGCTCAGCTGAATGTTGGATGTTATTCTGTTTTTCTTCTCATAatgctcttcatcttcttctgaCTCCAATATGCAGTAGAATGTTACTTTTTTTGCAGATTGTGTGTCATTTCCTGTATATACATGCACtatttttgagaaacaattagtatttattttctGTACAAGTTTGCAACACTTTTGAGAAGTTCAGTAGTTATATATCTGTACAAGTTTTCTGTATATATCTGCAGTATTTTCAGTAAATTCAGtagttattttttgtaaaagaatgctgtattttttttgtaaaatttggcAGTTATTTTCTGTACATATTGACGTGTTCAGCTTGAAGACACCGTgctaatttctttatttctagtGTTGTTAATCTTGaagcaaaatcaaaatttgagtaTAGCTaatttattgttcttttcaaaTTGTAACTAATAATTTATTGCTACCCATTCTTTCCTATTGTAGGTCTGCAGTGCATCACACGACAGTCTGCTATTGGACTTTTAACATTTTCGTGAATAggcaatacccaagaaatagtTCATGCTATGCTAGGGTAgtcattcctttttttttttttttttttttcccggtGATGTGGGTTGTATACAGAGAGATGAAGCAGGACTTTTGTGGGGGATTGAAGATCCACTTGTTGCTTGAAGCAACCAAAATCACCTTCACAATTTTTGTGGTTACGAGAAGACATTGACTTCTAGACTATCTATTATGTTCATTTCATAGATACGCTTTCTGGGGCATAATATTCAGGTTTCTCtttatattaatcaaaatataaatgcaTATAGGTTCATACAGGTTCTTCTTACattttgctctcttttcttCACAAGAGAGTTTGCTCTCTTTTCTTCACAAGAGAGTTTGCTCTCTTTATGCAAGTTCTCTCCTTTCTAACACTGCTACTTATTGAAAGAGTCATCTCCCATGGAAAACAATGATGATGAATAAAATGTGGCACATTACACAGGATTAaggaagagaaataaaaatgTCCCTTAGGGCCCATTTCCactcttttcattttcaattttttactttcattttcaatatttaaaaaagaaaacaaaaaatggtGTTTGATTGTTTGCTTtcgttttaaaaaattttgagaaaaaatcaaaacaagaaatcgcattttccattttattttcattttcttcctcttcccacCACAGACAACTGCTCCAGCTAGTCATTGGGGGCGCTGGTGATTCCCAGAGCCCACTTGGAGGGCATTGCAACAGAAGTCAAAAAAACATTTCTTAACTTTAAGAAGGAGAGGTAGTTTTATTACCTTGTAACTAATAAAATCAATATGAGCAATTATAGCATTTATGAATAACCAAAACCAATAACAAGCACATAACCAAAGAAGGCCAAAAAAAACTGCTTGATACTAAATCTCACCACCAAGTTTAAAGTCAACGGTGTGCCACCCCTCTCAATCTGTAACTCAATCTTCTCACCTACACTGTCATCAAGTAATGTTTCCATTTTCATGAACTGTGTAATTACCTGCACTAagaattttaatatatcaaaaaacaaCTTATCTGGTTTATATTTCAGAATTCATCATGGAAATTATACCACAAGTTCCACATTCTAGAAATCAGTATGAATTCGTTAGCAGGCAGATAAAACTGGAAGCATGAAACAGAAGCCCTtatcataaatataacaaatattttttgggagtattaattttataacaaaatcaatttaattatccatatttcttataaataattttgaatatataatatctatatattgGTAGCATTAATCTTATCACCTTAACAATATAATAATGTCATCATAAGACTCTTATAATACTAGTTTACGACACTAACTAAGAACAATGATAGTATGCAaacaaacattttaaaaaatggaaaCACTGTTTTATAAACATGGGAAAcactttttttcttgttttttttcccCTCATTTTTTGGCTTCAGGTTtcacatttttgaaaatctaaataGTAACTaacaatttttgttatttttggaaaaaatgagGAAAGTAACAGAAACAGAAACATTATCATGGTATTTAGTCATTTGTCTAAATCCTGGTGATAAGTTATCATGTTTAGTGTTCTCTAATAAAACACTAAAGTCAGTGCACAAGTCCCGACGCTCAATCAACATAGTTAACACTAACTGCACACAAGTAAATGACCTGTGATCATTCACATAAGCTAGAAAAGCAAAAGCTTGAAGAAGCTAAAAAGGCAATACAGAAGTATAAAGAAAAGTTAGTACGTAAATATCTGTTGCAACTTCCACCCATAAAGATAATAAAGCTAAAAAAATGTTTCACACCGAGGACATGGTAATAAGCAAGCTTTAGAAACAAATAGAGTTTGCATGTAAGGCACACAGCCGAAGAAACACTTACGTTCCCATTTATGCAAACAAGCACATCACCAGGCTCCAGAAGATTGTGAGCTGGGCCACCTGGCACCTAGATAGGTCCAGAATGATATCAGCCATTAAAGAGATGACAAGTTTTCAATCCATAATTATAACACTAGAAAGAAAGTATACTTACAACGGAATCAACAACAAGCATTCCAGTTTCACCAGGCGGAGATGCATGGCGTACCATCTAATCCAGAAAGAGATCCCACTCAGACATCAGCATCTCACgtttgagaaaatattaaaacataaaTACACAGGTTTCACTAAAATAATAACTACCTGCTCAGTTTCACTTTGGAGACCAAGGCGGCGTGTCTCATCAAATCCTTTGTGTAGGAATGTCACCTACATCATGAATTAATAGAACAAGATTAATCTCAAAGTTTCAGCAtataaacccccccccccccccccaaaaaaaaaaagaacatgtGCGAGACTTAGTTCTGGAAGCTCTCCCATGCCAAGAGGCCACAGACTAAAGAACCCGCTGCTCACTCATCTACTATATTAGACTAAAACAGTGCAAAAGCCTACTGCATAAGTTCTCACCAATCTGAGAAGGCATATCAGTATATAAGTATATCAGCAATAAGCTGAACCTACTTTTGAAATGAGTCCAAACATATTAATACTAAATAACAAACCTATTAAGGTGGAATTAGAAAAGGCaggaaaaaataaatgcaaaggACAAGGTAAATAATCTGCAGAAGCAATAGGATTAGCCTACTTTTCCATATGAGTCCAAACATATTGATACTAAAACAACAAACCAATAAAGTGGGGAATTAAAAGGGCaggaaaaaataaatgcaaaccTATTAACTGTAGTGCCGTCACATCTAAGAAGTATAATCTTCCTAAGGATGGAGAGGATGACCAAGCATACCGAGACAGAGTACTCTGGGACAATAATACAGCTTTCAGCATGGAAACTATACTAGAACACTAACAAGGTTTCACTTTCACTTATAATGGGTAAAGGAATAATAACTGACATGAATTTTCCAAATCAGGTATTTCCATCAACTACATGCACTATGAAA from Diospyros lotus cultivar Yz01 chromosome 6, ASM1463336v1, whole genome shotgun sequence encodes:
- the LOC127803227 gene encoding protease Do-like 7 isoform X2; translated protein: MSDPLERLGSEGAAALEESSIKEELCMEIDPPFRENLATAEDWRKALNRVVPAVVVLRTTACRAFDTESAGASYATGFVVDKRRGIILTNRHVVKPGPVVAEAMFVNREEIPVYPIYRDPVHDFGFFRYDPAAIEFLSYEEIPLTPEIACVGLEIRVVGNDSGEKVSILAGTLARLDRDAPHYKKDGYNDFNTFYMQAASGTKGGSSGSPVIDWQGRAVALNAGSKSSSASAFFFPLERVVRALKFLQEGRDSSRNKWAAVSIPRGTLQVTFLHKGFDETRRLGLQSETEQMVRHASPPGETGMLVVDSVVPGGPAHNLLEPGDVLVCINGNVITQFMKMETLLDDSVGEKIELQIERGGTPLTLNLVVQDLHSITPDYFLEVSGGVIHPLSYQQARNFRFHCGLVYVAEPGYMLFRAGVPRHAIIKKLGGVEISQLEDLISALSKLPRGARVPLEYISYMDRHRRKSVLVTIDRHEWYAPPQIYTRDDSTGLWIIKPALPPKSPLLSSGMGNLNQGLVNNVGLPDSGEVGRVDHMHQDINQEPVDGVTSMETSSEYVAEGPSSCNDSNIETKKRRVEEDSSADSIVIANCPLHESGDEKLEDSTNSENAFLREYQGASANASVAERVIEPTLVMFEVHVPPSCMLDGVHSQHFFGTGVIIYHSHNMGLVVVDKNTVAISVSDVMISFAAFPIEIPGEVVFLHPVHNYALVAYDPSALGPVGASLVRAAELLPEPPLRRGDAVYLVGLSRSLQATSRKSVVTNPYAALNIASADCPRYRATNMEVIELDTDFGSTFSGVLADEQGRVQAIWGSFSAQLKYGCSSSEDHQFVRGIPIYAISQVLDNIISGAKGPNLLINGVKRPMPLVRILEVELHPTLLSKARSFGLSDKWVQRLSHASLNSASCGLGLVIRV